In one window of Mesorhizobium sp. B2-1-1 DNA:
- a CDS encoding TrmH family RNA methyltransferase translates to MSGYNGARPVGQVKEVTSLTNPLVKEIKALALKKFRDQQNAFMAEGLKLVIDALDLGWQIRTLVFAKAGRGNAAVEKVAARTVAAGGTVLEVSEKVLVAITRRDNPQMVIGVFSQKFLALKDIRADNGDVWVALDRVRDPGNLGTVIRTVDAVGAKGVILVGDTTDPFSVETVRATMGSIFAVPVAKATTEAFLAWRGGFSGLVAGTHLKGAVDYRSVDFSRGPVLLMMGNEQQGLPESLAASCDRLLRIPQAGRADSLNLAVATGVMLFEIRRGALKLDPMVDPQ, encoded by the coding sequence ATGAGTGGATATAACGGCGCCCGTCCGGTCGGGCAGGTGAAAGAGGTCACCAGCCTCACCAATCCGCTGGTCAAGGAGATCAAGGCGCTGGCCTTGAAAAAATTCCGCGACCAGCAGAACGCCTTCATGGCCGAGGGACTGAAGCTGGTCATCGATGCGCTCGACCTCGGCTGGCAGATCAGAACCCTGGTCTTCGCCAAGGCCGGACGCGGCAACGCGGCGGTTGAGAAGGTCGCTGCGCGTACGGTTGCCGCCGGCGGCACCGTGCTCGAAGTCTCGGAAAAAGTGCTTGTCGCCATAACCCGTCGCGACAATCCGCAAATGGTGATCGGCGTTTTCTCGCAGAAATTCCTGGCCCTGAAGGATATCCGCGCCGACAATGGCGATGTCTGGGTGGCGCTCGACCGGGTGCGTGATCCCGGCAATCTCGGCACCGTCATCCGCACGGTGGACGCCGTAGGCGCGAAGGGCGTGATCCTGGTCGGAGACACCACCGATCCCTTTTCGGTGGAGACGGTGCGCGCCACCATGGGCTCTATCTTCGCCGTTCCGGTGGCCAAGGCGACGACCGAGGCATTCCTCGCCTGGCGCGGCGGGTTTTCGGGCCTCGTCGCCGGCACACACCTCAAAGGCGCGGTCGACTACCGCTCGGTCGATTTTTCCCGGGGGCCGGTGCTGCTGATGATGGGCAATGAACAGCAAGGCCTGCCCGAAAGCCTGGCGGCGAGTTGCGACAGGCTGCTCAGGATTCCGCAGGCAGGGCGTGCCGATTCGCTCAATCTTGCCGTCGCCACCGGCGTCATGCTGTTCGAGATCCGCCGCGGCGCGCTGAAGCTGGATCCAATGGTGGATCCGCAATGA
- a CDS encoding class I SAM-dependent rRNA methyltransferase, with translation MKSFRDKRRDSRPPAKSGAQRVRPHEGRGTARPQERPEAKVDERPEQKSAPRILARRDGALPAEQLPLILEVAPNADYALLDSGAGQKLEQYGPYRIVRPEGQAIWQKALPAREWDRADAVFTGDTDEEGIGRWRFPGTSLGETWPMKHDGIDYLGRFTSFRHVGVFPEQASHWDHMAGLIAAARRPVKVLNLFGYTGLASLVAARAGAEVTHVDASKKAIGWARENQEMAGLGNKPIRWIVEDAVKFAEREERRGSRYDIVLFDPPAYGRGPKGEVWQLFEDLPALTDLCRSILTPKPLAVVLTAYSIRASFFAIHALMRDTFAGMGGRVESGELIIREKSAGRALSTSLFSRWVA, from the coding sequence TTGAAATCTTTTCGCGACAAACGCCGCGACAGCCGTCCGCCCGCAAAAAGCGGTGCACAACGGGTGCGTCCGCATGAAGGCCGTGGAACGGCCAGGCCGCAGGAGCGGCCCGAGGCCAAGGTCGACGAGCGCCCCGAGCAGAAGTCGGCGCCCCGCATCCTGGCCCGTCGCGACGGCGCTCTTCCGGCCGAACAGCTTCCGCTGATCCTCGAAGTGGCGCCCAATGCCGATTATGCGCTGCTTGACAGCGGCGCCGGCCAGAAGCTCGAACAATACGGTCCTTATCGGATCGTCCGCCCAGAGGGCCAGGCGATCTGGCAGAAGGCGCTGCCGGCAAGGGAATGGGACCGCGCCGACGCTGTCTTCACCGGCGATACCGACGAGGAAGGCATTGGCCGCTGGCGCTTCCCCGGGACGTCGCTCGGCGAGACCTGGCCTATGAAGCACGACGGCATCGACTATCTCGGCCGCTTCACCTCGTTTCGCCACGTCGGCGTGTTTCCCGAGCAGGCCTCGCACTGGGATCACATGGCCGGACTGATCGCGGCGGCCAGGCGGCCGGTCAAGGTGCTCAATCTGTTCGGCTATACCGGCCTTGCCTCGCTGGTGGCGGCGCGCGCCGGCGCCGAGGTCACCCATGTCGATGCCTCGAAAAAGGCGATCGGCTGGGCCCGCGAAAACCAGGAGATGGCCGGACTTGGCAACAAGCCGATCCGCTGGATCGTCGAGGACGCGGTGAAATTCGCCGAGCGCGAGGAGCGCCGCGGCAGCCGCTATGACATCGTTCTGTTCGACCCGCCCGCCTATGGCCGCGGCCCCAAGGGCGAGGTCTGGCAGTTGTTCGAGGACCTGCCGGCATTGACCGATCTCTGCCGATCGATCCTGACCCCGAAACCGCTTGCCGTGGTGCTGACCGCTTATTCGATCCGCGCCTCCTTCTTCGCCATCCATGCTCTCATGCGCGACACCTTTGCCGGCATGGGCGGCAGGGTTGAATCGGGCGAATTGATCATCCGCGAAAAATCGGCGGGCCGCGCGCTGTCGACCTCGCTGTTCTCGCGCTGGGTGGCCTGA